The DNA segment TTCCTCCTTTTCTCTCTTCATAATCTACATATAACTATAAATGATCTGTATCTTTTCTTACATTGAATTGTCTTACGTTTCCCTTACAATTTTGAAAGAAGATGACTTACCATAACAGCCAAATATATCCTTAACAATTTCATTTTCATAAAATATTGAAATAACTTATTAAGTTATTGACAAAAATCCAAATTACAATTATAGTAGTTACTATAGTGTACACTATAGAGGAAGGAGTTTTTTATTTTGAATAGATGTAATATAAAAGATGGGATAAATAATGGATAATCAATTAATCTTAATAGAAAAGATGAAGCAAGTTGGACTAAATCAGTATGAAGCAAAAGCTTACTTGAAACTTTTAGAAAAATGGCCTGTCAATGGTTATGCATTAAGTAAAAATTCTGGAGTACCAAGGTCAAGAGTATATGAAGTATTAGATGGGTTAGCAAAAAAACAATTAGTTTTTGAGAAAAACACTGAGAATGGGACAATTTATTATCCGTTGGAACCAGATTTATTAGTGAAAAAGTTGAAAAAAAACTACGAATCCATTATTGAGCATGTTAAAAAGGAAACTACACAGTTATTCGTAAATACTAAAGATCAATATGAGTCAAAGGTTATAACAGGCAGAAAAAATATTTTTGATTTTATTGGACTATTAATAGAAAATGCCAATAAGCGCATTGATATATCTATCTGGAAAGAGGAGTATAAAGATTTAGAAAAGTATTTTAATGATGCAATAAATCGCGGTATCAAGATTAAAGGTATATATTTTGGATATGATAATAAATTAAAAGATGTATTGACTCATAGACGGTTAGGGACTTATTTAAAAGAAAAAGATGAACGCTATATCATCATTATTATTGACAAGAAAGAAGCGATTACTGGGATTATCTCCAGAGGAGAAGAAAGCCAGGTTACTTGGACAAATGACTTTGGCGCAATTGATATTATGGAAGATTACATAGTTCATGATTTAATGATTAATGTTTATTCCAGTATGCTTTCTGAAGATAGCAGAGAAAAATATGAAACAGCAATGGATCAAGTTAGAAAAAATTTTTTTAAAGATTAATAAGGAGTGAATAGGAATGTCTTATATGCCAAATTACGAAGAAGCTTTAGAAATTTTAAAAAAGTATAATAACAAAAGTTTTCATATACTACATGGACAAATTGTTGGTGGAGTTATGAAATACTTTGCTAAAAAACATGATCCCGAAAATGTAGAATTTTGGGAAGTTGTTGGACTTTTGCATGACCTTGATTTTGAGTTATATCCAGAAGAACACTGTGTTAAACAAGTTGAAATAATGAAAGAACTTGATATTGATGAATCAGTTATTAAGTCTACAGTAAGTCATGGTTATGGAATGACAAAAACTGATGTTAAACCTGAGCATATAATGGAAAAAATATTATATGCTGTTGATGAACTTACTGGAATAATAGGAGCAGCCGCATTAATGAGACCTTCTAAGAGTGTATCTGATATGAAAGTTAAATCTGTAAAGAAAAAGTTTAAAGACAAGTCTTTTGCAGCAGGCTGTTCTAGAGATGTTATTAAACAAGGAGCAGAAAACCTGGGATGGGATATGAATTACTTAATGGAAGAAACTCTACTAGCTATGAAGGAGTTAGTGAAACAATTAAATATTTAATCTAGAGGTATTAATTTTGATAGCTCTTTCAATTGAAGAAAATTTAAACAGTAGGTTCATTATGATAAAACCTACTGTTTTTATTTCTATATATAATTCATTGACTGTTTTCTCATAGAAATACTATGGTCATTCTTTACTAGCCATAATAAAGTACCTATGACATGTAAAATCAATATAACCCAATTTGTCAATTATATTATGAATTTCTAACAATTTGTCAAAATATCTTTCTATTGTAAAATCTGGTACTTGCCATGGTATTGCTTTTAAATAATACACAATAGCTCCTATATCATAAAATCTTGTTTTTACTAAATCTTCTTTCTGTTCAAGTACCTTTAAATCTACTACTTCTAATTGACTAACAGCTTTTTGTAAATTCCAATCAATAAACTCAAATTCTGGAGCTCCTAAAATCTTATTTAATTCTTTATCGTTTAATCCACCAACCTGTTGAGTAATAAATATGCCTTTATTTTTTAAAATTCTTTTAACCTCTTTAGGTGAGTAAGATCCATGTTTATTTATTATAATTTCAAAAGTTTCACCGTCAAATGGTAAATATTCATCATCTTCAACTTTGCATACTTTTATACCTAAAGGCTCTAACCTATTCTTTGCAATGGATATATTAGGCTTATAACCTTCAGTAACACAGGTAGATTTAGGTAGTGGACTTAAAGTAGATAAAAACTCTCCTCCACCTGTACACATATCAAGTAAAGAAGAAACTCCTTGCATTTCCATCATCACTTTATTTCTATAATTCCAACTTAGTGGAAACTCTTGCATTCTTCCCGTTGATTCCAAATGTGAAAAATCCCATCCTTCAAATTTTTCATTCACTTCATCTACTAGATAATCAAATAACTCTTTATTTGTTAAGCTTTTTTTCATAATTGCTTCCTCCTTTAATTGTTTTTAGGGTTTCAAGTAAAAATATTTGAAGGAGGACCTCTTATAAGTTGTTACAATCCATATAAAATAAAATAAATATACATAAACACACTCCTTTTCTAGTTATTTATATCTATAGTTTATACTTTTTCATTCAACTTTATTTAATACAAATTCTCTAATTCTTTCAGTA comes from the Clostridiisalibacter paucivorans DSM 22131 genome and includes:
- a CDS encoding class I SAM-dependent methyltransferase, producing the protein MKKSLTNKELFDYLVDEVNEKFEGWDFSHLESTGRMQEFPLSWNYRNKVMMEMQGVSSLLDMCTGGGEFLSTLSPLPKSTCVTEGYKPNISIAKNRLEPLGIKVCKVEDDEYLPFDGETFEIIINKHGSYSPKEVKRILKNKGIFITQQVGGLNDKELNKILGAPEFEFIDWNLQKAVSQLEVVDLKVLEQKEDLVKTRFYDIGAIVYYLKAIPWQVPDFTIERYFDKLLEIHNIIDKLGYIDFTCHRYFIMASKE
- a CDS encoding TrmB family transcriptional regulator; translated protein: MDNQLILIEKMKQVGLNQYEAKAYLKLLEKWPVNGYALSKNSGVPRSRVYEVLDGLAKKQLVFEKNTENGTIYYPLEPDLLVKKLKKNYESIIEHVKKETTQLFVNTKDQYESKVITGRKNIFDFIGLLIENANKRIDISIWKEEYKDLEKYFNDAINRGIKIKGIYFGYDNKLKDVLTHRRLGTYLKEKDERYIIIIIDKKEAITGIISRGEESQVTWTNDFGAIDIMEDYIVHDLMINVYSSMLSEDSREKYETAMDQVRKNFFKD